TAAATTTAAGACCATATTCTGCTGTCAATTCTAATGAAATTAAACTGACTACTATTGCTTTTGAACATCCTATTTTTGAAGATGTGTTTACACAACGTATTCAAAATTTTGACTATCCTAGTTTTGAATCCTATTACAGAAGTTCAAATCCACAAAAAGCCTTAGCCTTTAGTAATGGTTTAGCTTTTTTAGAATCGCAGAATAATATTTTTAGATTTAATGCGACTATTGAAGACAATTCAAATTTTAAACAATCGCCGTTGGTCGTGTTAAGCTTTTATAATTTGGCATTACAAGCTCAAACCAAAACTCAGCTTTATGCAGAAATAGGACAATCTTATCAATTTAACATCAAAACTCAACTCAATCCTGATGAAGTTTTAAGTCTGTCTCAAGATGAATACAAATTCATTCCTAAACAAAATGCAAAAGGACAACACATTACGCTCCAATTTGATGAAAACCTAAACACGCCAGGACATTATGCCATTACCAATACCCAAAATGACACGTTATATCAGTTGGCATTTAATTTAAATCGTAAAGAAAATCAATTTAATTATTTAGATGTTTCTAATTTTAACAATGTTAAAACCTATGACAGCTTTACGACTTATGCTCAAAATTGGTCTGAAAGTCAAAATCAAAAAAGTTTATGGCAATGGTTTATCGCTTTTGCATTGATATTTATGATTATTGAATTACTTTTGTTGAGATTTATTAAATAAGACTTTATGAGATTGCTTATCAAATCAGCAAAAATTATTGACCCAAAAAGTCCTTATCATCTTAAACAAAAAGATATTTTTATTGAAAATGGCAAGATTAAAGCCATAGAAGACAAGGTTGATGAGAAAGCAGATAAGCAAATTACATATAAAAATCTCCACGTTTCTCAAGGTTGGTTTGATTCTTCAGTCTCTTTTGGCGAACCTGGTTTTGAAGATCGAGAAACTTTACAAAATGGCTTAGATACCGCGATGAAAAGTGGATTTACGAGTGTGATTTTAAATCCCAATACCGATCCCGTTATTGACAATGCCGCTTTGGTTCAGTATTTAAAAACCAAAACCCAAAGTCATATTGTCAACGCTCTAATTTCAGGAGCATTAACCGAACAATCAAAAAATCAGCAACTTGCAGAATTGTTTGATATGCATCAACACAATGCAGTAGTGTTTGGCGATTATAAAAAAGGGATTCAAAATGCCAACCTACTCAAATTGGCTTTGCAATACACCAAAGCTTTTGAAGGTTTGGTTCAAGTTTTCCCGATTGAAAACAGCTTGAGTGAAAAGGCACAAATGCACGAAGGCGAAATCAGCACAAGTCTCGGTTTAAAAGCACAACCACGAATGGCTGAAGTGATTCAAATAAAAAGAGATTTAGACCTATTGAGATATACCGATTCGAAAATTCATTTCTCTTGTATTTCTACAGCAGATTCAGTTGAACTTATAAAACAAGCCAAAAAAGAAGGTTTGGATGTGAGTTGTAGCGTTGCTATTTCCAATTTGATTTACACAGATAAAAAACTGCAGGATTTTGATACCAGATATAAAGTTTGACCACCATTAAGAGAAACTTCAGACCAAAAGGCTTTAATAAAAGGACTCAAATCTGGTGTTATAGATATGGTAACTTCAGACCATCAACCACTTAATATCGAACTTAAAAAAACAGAATTTGAGCACGCCGCTTTTGGCAGTATAGGCTTAGAATCTGCCTTTGGCATTTTAAATAAAAAATTGGGCTTAGAGCCAAGCATAAATTATCTTACCCGTGGAAAAACACGTTTTAACCAAGCGTTTTCTTCAATAGAAGTCGGGCAAAACGCTGAGCTAAGCCTTTTTGACCCCGATATAAAATGGACGTTTTCAGAAGATGATATCATTTCGAAATCAAAAAATGCGATATTTCTAAGTGAAACGCTTAAAGGAAAAGCTCTCGGTATCGTTAATAAAAATCAATTTTATGTCACAGATGTCACAAAATTCTAAAAGTCCAAAAGGAAAAACGGCGACTATAACAAGCTATTTATTCTTTTTTTTAGGCACTATCATTGCCCTATTTATGAATATGGAAGATAGACATGAATTCGCAAGATTTCATATCCGTCAATCTTTTGGATTACATTTTATCTTTATCGCCTTTTCACCTTTAGCCAGTGGGTTTGACAATTGGATGATCAGTTTTTCATTGTATCTATTTTATACGGTTTTATGGTTTTACGGGTTTATCAATGCGGTTACCAACAAAACTCAACCTATTCCTATACTCGGTAATTTTTTTCAAAAACTATTTAAAGTGTTATAAATGACAACAAAAAATTTAAGCTTAACTCATCTCATTAGACCTTCAAATCTAACCCAACCATCGCCACTTATTTTGATGCTACACGGCTATGGCAGTGATGAAAAAGATTTGTTTGCCTTTGCCGAATATCTGCCTGAGAACTATACTGTGATTTCAGTGCAAGCTCCTTATGGTTTACAACCTATGGGTTATGCATGGTATGCCATTAATTTTGATGCTGATGCCAATAAATTTAGCGATACCCAACAAGGAATAAAATCCAGAGAAAAAATTAAAAATTTTATCACCGAAGCGATAGATGCTTACAATATCAATCCAAAAGAAGTGACTTTGTTCGGCTTTAGTCAAGGTACAATTTTAAGTTTTGCCACGGCTCTAACCTATCCACATTTGGTCAAAAACGTGATTGGTTTGAGCGGTTACATCGACAAAAATATGGTTGAAATAGCCGATAAAAACGCTTTAAAAAAACTACATGTATTTAGTTCTCATGGCACAGCAGACCAAGTCATACCAGTAGATTGGGCAAGAAAAACCCCTGAAATTTTAAAATCCTACGGAATTGATTGTGAGTTTAAAGAATTTCCCATCGGTCACGGTGTCAACCAAGAAAATTTTGAAGCGGTGTTAGATTGGCTGAAAAACCATTGAAAAAAGAATTGATAATAATATCACAAATGCTTCATTTTATTGACAAATTTCAAGCTGATATCAGAGTTTGTTTATTTTATAATCCTTTTGTTAAAACCGTTTAAGTGTATAACTCAAAAATTTTATTACTAACCTGAGTTCGATTTAAATAGGGTTTTCTCAGAAAATCAGAATTTAAAGTTATAGATTTAGGATTTGTTATAACCTGAGTTCGGTATATTGAAAGCTGTAAATCAGATGATTATATCTTTTTGTTAGCAAATTTTGTCATTGGTAACAAAGAATGAGGAGAAATCTCATCCTACTGAGATGTCTCGTCGCTCATGCTTCGCTCTTTCGACATGACAAATGATTAAATATCTGTATTTTATATGAATATATTTTATTGAAATTTATATCGAACTCACGTTGTTATAAATAGAACGTCTCCAATCCAACTATTTAAAACCGTTGAAACGCTTAGGATTGTGCGTGGGCTATGGTTTGCAAATATTCGATGGTGAATGGATTTATCCATTTTCTATGATTTCAATTTCTTCTCTGTAAGTCATTGAAATAAATTTTAACACATTCATCCCAAGGAAAATGATAGGCGAATTTTACCCAATCCTGTTGATAATCGAATTAAAATTGAATCTGTAGTTGATCAATTTACAATTTGAAATATACGATATAAAAGGCATACTTTTAATGCAAACCCAAAACAGAAATAGTAACGCTTCAAAATTTTCAACAGGTATCTATTTTCTTAAAATTATAAATAAAAATCAACAAATATTGACCGAAAAGATCATCAAGAAATAAGCAGATTTATCTCATTTGACAAAAATCCTAAACTAAAATTTTGATTAGAAGGCATATTGTTTTTAAAATTTAACTAAAAAACGTATGTTTGAATAAAACCAAACATGAAAAACCTTTATTTGCTTTTAGTTTTTTTAAGCCTGATGGGTTGTAACTCGACTAAAAAAGTTGAAAAGGCTTTATTGTCAGGTAACTATCAAACAGCTATAAATCTTGCTGTAGATCAAATTCAAAAAGGCAAAGACAACAAAAAGACAGAAGATCAAAAATTAATTTTACAACAAGCCTTTAAAAACTACCAAAAAGAAATTATTAAAAAAAATGATTTCTTAAAAAAAGACCCAACTACTAATGCCGAAAAAGAGATATATGAAAATTATTTAGAGCTTTACGAAACGCAAAATAATATTAAACCTCTTTTACCGCTTTATCATCAAGGTAAAAAACTAAAGTTCAAGTTTGAAGATATTTCTTCTGACTTGATCATCGCTAAACAAAACTATGCAGAGTATCTTTATCAATCAGGACAATCGTTTATGGATAAAGAAAAAACGCTTTCATACAGAAATGCATATGAAATATTTGAAAAACTCGACCAATTAATACCTCAATATAAAAATTCAAATAATTTAGCCGAAAAAGCGAGCTATTTAGGTAAAGATTTCGTCTTTGTCAATGCCGTAAACAATACAGAAGTCAGCATCCCAAAAAAACTTGAAGCTGAAATATTAGACTTCAATACTTATGGAATAGACAATCAATGGACAGAATATCACTCCAACCAAAAAGATGGAAATCCTTACCAATTTCAAATTAATCTCATCTTTGAAAATATTACCTTTTCACCTGAACAAATTGTTGAAAAGGAAAAACACATTAACAAAACAATTGAAATATCAGAAGTTCAAACGGATAGATCTGGAAATGAAATAACCAAAAATGTTAAAGTCAATGTAAGTGGTTTGTTGAACACCATTTCTCAAAGCAAATCTGTTTCTATTATTGCACAAGTCGATTATATTAACTTAGATACGGCTCAAAAAATAGATGATTTCAAATTAGGTAGCCAATATGTTTTTGAAAATATTTATGCTACTTTTGATGGAGATGAGAGAGCTTTAGACAAAAAACAAAAATCACTTCTAAACAACAAAGCAGTACCATTTCCTAGTAATGAGCAAATGTTGTTTGATGCGACTGAGGATGTCAAACTCAAACTCAAATCTATTTTGAAAAGACATCCCTTAAGATAAATTTAAATTAACTTATGATACGATTGATTTTTATAAGCTTTTTAAGCCTTTTTTTGCTGTTATCCTGTAGTGATAGTAATAGCAAAGATGTTAAGGCTAAAAACACTGAACTTAATAAAAATCGAAAGTTTAAAGATATAATAGAAAGTGGCAAAATAAAAGCCATAACAACTTATAGTGGCACCACCTATTTTTTATACCGAGGACAACCCATGGGGTTTGAATACGAAATCCTTAAAAAATTTGCTGAAGATTTAAACCTTGAACTAGAAATCGTAATTGCCAAAGACGAAAATAAACTCATTGATATGCTCAAAGCCAACAAAGGCGACATAATTGCCTACGGCTATACTATCACAGAAGAACGCAAAAAAGAAATAGATTTTAGCATTCCTTTATATTTATCACATCAAGTTTTAGTTCAGAGAAAACCAAACAACTGGCGAAAAATGAAACTTCACAATATAAGAGAACAACTTATATCTAATCCCGTTGAATTGATAGGTGATACCGTTTCAGTTAAACGCAATTCATCCTATGCCCAAAGGATAGTGAACTTGTCAGAAGAAGTAGGCGGAAAAATTTATATCGATACCATTCCTGGTCAAATGACTACTGATGAGATTTTTAAAAATATTGCAGAAGGTAAAATAAAATACAGTATTGTTGATCAAAATGTAGCTTCTATTTACGCATCTGACTATCCTATTCTTGATATTTCCACAAAAATGAGTTTTTCTCAACGCATTGCTTGGGGTTTGAGAAAAGACTCAAATCAACTTAAAGATACTTTAAACCAATGGCTTAAACGTGCTAAAAAAACAGTTGATTATCACGTGATTTACAATAAATATTTCAAAAACAGAAGATCCTTTAGAAAACGTGTAAAGAGTGAGTTTTACAGCCTTAACGATCAAAAAATAAGTCCTTACGACGATTTGATAAAAAAATATGCAAAAAAATTGGGTTGGGATTGGCGTCTGATTGCGTCAATAGTTTATCAAGAATCGCAATTCAAACCTTCTAATGAGTCTTGGACAGGAGCCACTGGTCTTATGCAGATTATGCCAAGAACTGCTGAAGAACTAAAAATCACTAATCCAACCGATCCTGAGCAAAGTTTAAGAGGTGGCACAAAATATCTATCTCAACTTTGGAAAGCCCACATCACTGTTCCTGATTCTATACAGCGTATAAAATTCACTTTAGCATCTTATAATGCAGGTTTGTTTCATATTAAAGACGCTCAACGTCTTGCTTCACACCTCAAATTAGATTCACTTCAGTGGGATAAAAACGTAGAAAATGCACTTCTTAAATTGGATAAACCCGAATTTTACAACAAAGATTTTATAAAATACGGATACGTCAGAGCAAAAGAGCCATATAAATATGTCAAAGAAATTTTTGAACGTTACGAGCATTATAAAGCTTTTATTGATAGAAATCCTAATTTAAAAGAAGAAGAACTTTAGTATTAATTTTATAACTCATAAAAGGGTTTCTATTCAGATTTTATAAAGTACATTTGCAACTTTTTAAAACTGAGTTATGAACCTTAGAAATATTGCCATTATTGCCCACGTTGACCACGGTAAAACCACCTTGGTTGACAAAATTATGCACCATTGCAAACTTTTTAGAGACAACCAAGATACTGGTGAACTCATCTTAGATAGCAGTGACCAAGAACGAGAACGCGGTATCACCATTGTATCCAAAAATGTTTCTGTAGTATATAAAGACACTAAAATTAATATTATTGATACTCCTGGTCACGCCGATTTTGGTGGCGAAGTTGAACGCGCACTCAATATACCGATGGCGTTTTACTTTTAGTTGATGCCTTTGAAGGTCCGATGCCACAAACCCGTTTTGTGTTGCAAAAAGCCATAGATTTGGGGTTAAAACCTTGTGTGGTTATCAATAAAGTGGACAAACCAAACTGCACGCCAGAAGAAGTTCACGAAAAAGTTTTTGATTTGATGTTTGAACTCGGTGCTGAAGAATGGCAACTCGATTTTCCAACCGTTTACGGTTCTGCACTTAACAACTGGATGAGCGAAGATCCTGATAATGTTACAGACAACATCGAACCATTATTAGATATGGTTGTAGAACATATTGATCCTCCTAAAGTTAAAGAAGGTAATCTTCAAATGTTGATTACCTCTTTAGATTTCTCATCATACACAGGAAGAATTGCTATAGGAAGATTGCAACGTGGCAAGCTCAAAGCTGGAATGAATGTCGTTTTAGTGAAACGAGATGATTCTATCCAAAAAACAAAAATTAAAGAGCTATATGTATTTGAAGGCTTAGGCAAACGAAAAGTTGACGAAGTTCAAGCCGGTGATATTTGTGCTATTGTTGGTTTAGAAAATTTTGAGATAGGCGATACTATTGCCGATGTTGAAAATCCAGAAGCTCTATCTAAAATCAAAATTGATGAACCTACAATGAGTATGTTGTTTACCATCAATGATTCTCCCTTTTTTGGTAAAGATGGTAAATTTGTAACTTCAAGACACATCAAAGAACGTTTGTTAAAAGAACTTGAAAAAAACTTGGCTCTTAGAGTTGAAGAAACCAACAATGCTGATAAATTTATCGTTTATGGACGAGGTGTGATGCACTTATCGGTTTTAATAGAAACCATGCGAAGAGAAGGTTACGAACTCCAAATTGGTCAACCTCAAGTTATCATCAAAACCATAGACGGAAAAGCTTGCGAACCTATTGAAGAGTTAACCATTGATTTGCCTGAAAATCTTTCAGGTAAAGCTGTTGAAATGGTTACTCAACGAAAAGGCGAAATGCTCAGTATGGTGACCAAAGGTGAACGAATGGTCATCGAATTTATGATTCCTTCTCGCGGTATTATTGGTCTAAGAAATCAATTGTTGACAGCCACTGCCGGTGAAGCTATTATGGCACATCGATTTAAAGAATATCAACCCCTTAAAGGTGACATTCCTCAACGTCAAAACGGCTCTTTGATCTCTATGGAAAAAGGAAAAGCTATTCCCTACTCTATCGACAAACTGCAAGACAGAGGTAAGTTTTTTGTCGATCCAGGCGAAGATATTTATGAAGGTCAAGTGATTGGTGAAAGTTCTAGACAAGATGATTTAACTGTCAACGTTACCAAAACCAAAAAGCTTTCTAATGTCCGTTCTTCAGGTGCAGACGATAAAGCTAAAATTGTGCTTACCAAAAAATTCTCTTTAGAAGAAGCTTTAGAATATATTCAAAAAGACGAATACGTTGAAGTGACGCCAAATTTTTTAAGACTAAGAAAAATTTATCTTAAGGAAACCGATAGAAAACGCAATAAGATTGTTTGACCTATTATACCAAATTGAATGAGTAAAAAAAAGTATAACACCGACCTATATTTTAACGTGAGTTCGATATAAATATTAGGAAAAAAAATTAAAAAAGTAGAAAAATTAGTATATTAAAACACTGAAAAACAACAATATAAACTAATTTTCTGCTTATGATTTCAACAAATAAAATTACTGAAATTTACTATTGAATAAATCGGGTTATACTTCTATTTTCAAATTATCGTAAGCCAAAAAAACATTTTCTGGAAGTTTTTTTTGCACCTCTTCATGAAATCCCATTTTATGACTGATATGTGTAAAATATGCCCGTTCTGGTTTTACATGATTTACAATTTCAAGTGCTTCGCTTAAGTTGAGATGTGTATTGTGCGGTTCTTCTCTTAAAGCATTTAAAACTAAAACTTTTACGCCTTTCAATTTTTTCATAGACTCTTTTGGAATAGTTTTAGCATCAGTTACATAGGCAAAATCGTCTATTCTGAAACCGTAAACTTGGAGTTTGCCATGAAAAACATTGATAGGAATAACTTCTTTTTTCCCAATAATAAATGGATTATCATCAATGATATTGATATCTAAAGTCGGTGCACCAGGATATTTGTTTTGTACTGTAAAAACATATTCAAATCTTTTTTTTAGTTCTTTTAAAACCCTTTGATGTGCGTAAATAGAAATATCACCTTGCCTAAAGTAAAACGGTCTGACGTCATCTAGACCGATAACATGATCATTGTGTTCGTGGGTAAACAAAATGCCGTCTAATCTATCAATAGGGTTAGCTAACATTTGTTGTCTAAAATCAGGACCACAATCTACTACATAGGTATAAATATCCCATTGAATCAAAATAGAAACTCTAAGTCTTTTGTCTTTAGGGTCATCGCTTAAACATACAGGATGACGGCTTCCAATTACGGGAATACCTTGTGAAGTGCCTGTACCTAAAAATGTAACTTTCAAAACCTTTATTTTTTCACAAAAGTAGGGATTATTTTTTGTAAGCTTATGCATTTAATTATCTTTGTTAGTACTAAAATTTATACACTTAAATCAACAAAAATGGCAGTTTCAATCAAGGGAGACAAAGAGTTTGACGAAGTACTTTCCATCAAAAACAAAGCCTTAAGAATCAACCTTAACAAAAACATTTACGGCACATTTGCTGAAATTGGTGCTGGACAAGAAACCGTAAGGAATTTTTTTAGAGCTGGTGGTGCCAGTGGAACCATAGCTAAAACTATGAGTGCTTACGACAAAGATTTTAGCGATGCTATTTACGGAACTGAAGACGATAGACGCTACGTCACTGAAAACAAGCTAAACAAAATGCTTGATCATGAAACCAGACTTATCGAGGAACGTATCATAAGGCGTAAACATCCTGATAAATTATTTTTTACCTTTGCTAACACCGTTACCACGATAGATTTTGCAAAAAAATACAAAGGTCATGGTTGGGTTGGTATTAAATATCAAGTCAAACCTGACGAAGCTTACAATAAAATAGTTTTGCATCTGAGATTTAAAGAAAACAATGCTAAACATCAACAAATCACACTTGGTGTTTTAGGGGTTAATTTGATTTATGCGGCTTATTACAATCACGATAGTGCAAGAGATATTTTAATAAACCTTTACAATCACCTTGAGAAAGACCAACTAGAAATTGACACGATAAACTTTTCTGGACCGCGTTTTAAAAAAGTAGATAACCGTTTGATGAGTTTGCAATTGGTCAAAAACGATATGACCGATGCGGTAATGTTTGCTCCAAATGGTAACAATGTTTTGCCTGCAAGTATTTTATACAGGAAAAATATTTTAGCTTTAAGAGGAAGTTTTAGACCTGTGACTAACGTCAATATGGATATTTACAGAAATTCATTAAAGCTCTTTAAAAGCGAAAGAAAGGTCAGTGAGAAGCAAACCCAAGTCATTTTTGAAATCACATTATCTAATCTAAAAGCTGAAGGCGAAATAGATGAAGCAGATTTTTTAGACCGTGCTGACTTGCTTTGTAATCTTGGTCACACAGTTATGATTTCTAACTTCCAAGAATACTATAGGCTTGTTGAATATTTTTCTAAATACACCAAAGAACGAATGGGTCTTGCTATGGGCGTTAACAATCTTATTGACGTTTTTGACGAACGCTACTACAGACATTTAAGCGGTGGTATTTTAGAAGCATTTGGTAAACTCTTCTTTAAAGACCTTAAAGTTTATCTTTATCCATACAAAAACCCAGAAACTGGCGAAATAACCAACAGCGAAAATCTTAAAGTTCACCCGAGAATGAAAGAACTCTACAAATTCTTTAAACATAATGGTCGCGTGGTTGATATTAAAGATTACGACGAAGACAATCTAGGAATTTTCTCAAGAGAAGTACTTCAAATGATAGCTGATGATGAAAGTGGCTGGGAAGACAAATTACCAGAACAAACTGCTGAAATGATAAAAAGTCAAAACCTGTTTAAACGCGATTATAAAAAGGCTGAGTATGTTGGATATGATATTTCGTGATTCTAATTTTTAGTTTTAAAGTTAAACTTATTTTCTAACCAATAACTTATACAAAATAGGAATAAAGTATAAACTGATAAAAGTACCTACAAACAAGCCACCAATAACAGTAAGAGCTAAAGGCTTTTGCAAATCTGCTCCTAAGCCTGAGATAAACAAAAATGGCATAAGAGCTAAAATAGTAGTTAAAGAAGTCATCAAT
This genomic window from Flavobacterium sp. CS20 contains:
- a CDS encoding dihydroorotase family protein — translated: MRLLIKSAKIIDPKSPYHLKQKDIFIENGKIKAIEDKVDEKADKQITYKNLHVSQGWFDSSVSFGEPGFEDRETLQNGLDTAMKSGFTSVILNPNTDPVIDNAALVQYLKTKTQSHIVNALISGALTEQSKNQQLAELFDMHQHNAVVFGDYKKGIQNANLLKLALQYTKAFEGLVQVFPIENSLSEKAQMHEGEISTSLGLKAQPRMAEVIQIKRDLDLLRYTDSKIHFSCISTADSVELIKQAKKEGLDVSCSVAISNLIYTDKKLQDFDTRYKV
- a CDS encoding DUF4870 domain-containing protein, coding for MSQMSQNSKSPKGKTATITSYLFFFLGTIIALFMNMEDRHEFARFHIRQSFGLHFIFIAFSPLASGFDNWMISFSLYLFYTVLWFYGFINAVTNKTQPIPILGNFFQKLFKVL
- a CDS encoding alpha/beta hydrolase — encoded protein: MTTKNLSLTHLIRPSNLTQPSPLILMLHGYGSDEKDLFAFAEYLPENYTVISVQAPYGLQPMGYAWYAINFDADANKFSDTQQGIKSREKIKNFITEAIDAYNINPKEVTLFGFSQGTILSFATALTYPHLVKNVIGLSGYIDKNMVEIADKNALKKLHVFSSHGTADQVIPVDWARKTPEILKSYGIDCEFKEFPIGHGVNQENFEAVLDWLKNH
- a CDS encoding T9SS type A sorting domain-containing protein; translation: MINLQFEIYDIKGILLMQTQNRNSNASKFSTGIYFLKIINKNQQILTEKIIKK
- a CDS encoding transporter substrate-binding domain-containing protein, with product MIRLIFISFLSLFLLLSCSDSNSKDVKAKNTELNKNRKFKDIIESGKIKAITTYSGTTYFLYRGQPMGFEYEILKKFAEDLNLELEIVIAKDENKLIDMLKANKGDIIAYGYTITEERKKEIDFSIPLYLSHQVLVQRKPNNWRKMKLHNIREQLISNPVELIGDTVSVKRNSSYAQRIVNLSEEVGGKIYIDTIPGQMTTDEIFKNIAEGKIKYSIVDQNVASIYASDYPILDISTKMSFSQRIAWGLRKDSNQLKDTLNQWLKRAKKTVDYHVIYNKYFKNRRSFRKRVKSEFYSLNDQKISPYDDLIKKYAKKLGWDWRLIASIVYQESQFKPSNESWTGATGLMQIMPRTAEELKITNPTDPEQSLRGGTKYLSQLWKAHITVPDSIQRIKFTLASYNAGLFHIKDAQRLASHLKLDSLQWDKNVENALLKLDKPEFYNKDFIKYGYVRAKEPYKYVKEIFERYEHYKAFIDRNPNLKEEEL
- a CDS encoding MBL fold metallo-hydrolase, producing MKVTFLGTGTSQGIPVIGSRHPVCLSDDPKDKRLRVSILIQWDIYTYVVDCGPDFRQQMLANPIDRLDGILFTHEHNDHVIGLDDVRPFYFRQGDISIYAHQRVLKELKKRFEYVFTVQNKYPGAPTLDINIIDDNPFIIGKKEVIPINVFHGKLQVYGFRIDDFAYVTDAKTIPKESMKKLKGVKVLVLNALREEPHNTHLNLSEALEIVNHVKPERAYFTHISHKMGFHEEVQKKLPENVFLAYDNLKIEV
- a CDS encoding TonB-dependent receptor; translated protein: MAVSIKGDKEFDEVLSIKNKALRINLNKNIYGTFAEIGAGQETVRNFFRAGGASGTIAKTMSAYDKDFSDAIYGTEDDRRYVTENKLNKMLDHETRLIEERIIRRKHPDKLFFTFANTVTTIDFAKKYKGHGWVGIKYQVKPDEAYNKIVLHLRFKENNAKHQQITLGVLGVNLIYAAYYNHDSARDILINLYNHLEKDQLEIDTINFSGPRFKKVDNRLMSLQLVKNDMTDAVMFAPNGNNVLPASILYRKNILALRGSFRPVTNVNMDIYRNSLKLFKSERKVSEKQTQVIFEITLSNLKAEGEIDEADFLDRADLLCNLGHTVMISNFQEYYRLVEYFSKYTKERMGLAMGVNNLIDVFDERYYRHLSGGILEAFGKLFFKDLKVYLYPYKNPETGEITNSENLKVHPRMKELYKFFKHNGRVVDIKDYDEDNLGIFSREVLQMIADDESGWEDKLPEQTAEMIKSQNLFKRDYKKAEYVGYDIS
- a CDS encoding efflux RND transporter permease subunit — its product is MYNFIVWIFGGSLNDMTGIGINDSIIKVHTINTLRKSGLNDVDKAIEKAGIMRLKPILMTSLTTILALMPFLFISGLGADLQKPLALTVIGGLFVGTFISLYFIPILYKLLVRK